The Engraulis encrasicolus isolate BLACKSEA-1 chromosome 4, IST_EnEncr_1.0, whole genome shotgun sequence genome includes a window with the following:
- the LOC134446926 gene encoding galectin-1-like has translation MECHLKNIVLRPGDQFKVQGKVASDAERFQIDLGADEDNLALHFNPRFKEDDAAIVCNSKHESTWGEEERHDNPFQRGATFKILIKLTDKLFEVELPNGEELTFPNKEGMEVINYIRVKGDFKITSFKLI, from the exons ATG GAGTGTCATCTGAAGAACATCGTCCTGAGACCTGGAGATCAATTTAAAGTACAAGGAAAAGTTGCCAGTGATGCAGAGAG GTTCCAGATTGATCTTGGTGCTGATGAGGACAACCTGGCCCTTCACTTTAACCCACGATTTAAAGAGGACGACGCTGCAATTGTTTGCAACTCAAAGCACGAAAGCACTTGGGGTGAGGAAGAAAGGCATGACAATCCATTCCAGAGAGGTGCAACTTTCAAG ATTTTAATCAAGCTCACTGACAAGCTTTTTGAGGTTGAACTGCCCAATGGAGAGGAGCTTACGTTTCCCAACAAAGAAGGCATGGAGGTCATTAACTACATTAGGGTCAAGGGTGACTTCAAGATCACCTCTTTCAAGCTCATTTAA